One Microcoleus sp. AS-A8 DNA window includes the following coding sequences:
- a CDS encoding Fic family protein translates to MYPPDCPAWEYADHPKREIILKERTEDIVVQLYQQTLDFVESAADTRAIHGYLFSLLVPRECIYYAGHYRGEDFPCLKEYYVGSTEGLDVGFPPFLVEQRMEKIAQWVREGMKLLELTHQLPDTQISPEDKLLNTVAFACAIFDDVLRVHPYANGNGHIARFILWAILGQHGYWLKQFPIEPRPNHPLYTWAISEYRRGNKEALENYILMCIAG, encoded by the coding sequence ATGTATCCTCCTGATTGTCCAGCGTGGGAATATGCCGATCATCCCAAACGGGAGATCATCCTTAAAGAAAGAACAGAAGATATCGTCGTTCAGCTCTACCAGCAAACCCTAGATTTTGTCGAAAGCGCGGCTGACACGCGAGCCATTCATGGATACCTTTTCAGCCTTTTAGTACCCAGGGAATGTATTTACTATGCCGGTCATTATCGCGGCGAAGATTTTCCCTGTCTGAAAGAATATTATGTCGGTTCAACAGAAGGCTTGGATGTCGGTTTTCCTCCTTTTCTAGTTGAACAGAGAATGGAGAAAATTGCTCAGTGGGTTCGAGAAGGGATGAAACTATTAGAGTTAACCCATCAACTCCCAGATACTCAAATTTCACCCGAAGATAAACTGCTCAATACAGTAGCCTTTGCCTGTGCGATTTTTGATGACGTGCTGCGAGTTCATCCCTATGCCAATGGGAACGGACACATCGCCAGGTTTATTCTCTGGGCTATTTTAGGTCAGCATGGTTACTGGCTCAAACAATTTCCGATTGAACCTCGACCTAATCACCCGTTATACACTTGGGCGATTAGCGAATATCGCAGGGGAAATAAGGAGGCATTAGAAAATTATATTTTGATGTGCATTGCAGGTTGA
- a CDS encoding metal ABC transporter permease — translation MLHWLIEPLGYEFIRNAIAVGIFTGILCPVVGTYLIVQRMALLGDVIAHAVLPGLAIAFSWGIDILLGSFISGLLSTFVIAWIRTQSRVKADAAMALTFSSFFALGITLITLLKSKLDLDSLLFGDILGVTIADAQRTAIITFIVLLLIKLFYKELLLYTFDKQGAQALGYPVNVLNFGLMAAITLTIVTSMQTVGVVLVISLMVGPGITAYLLVKELHQVMGLGAILGVMATISGVYVSYYFNIPSGPAIVLVTFSLFVLALLFSPSQGILTRPERGNRSAWIGRVLPFIKLGHK, via the coding sequence ATGTTGCATTGGTTGATAGAACCGCTAGGCTATGAATTCATCCGAAATGCGATCGCGGTAGGTATTTTCACTGGCATTCTTTGCCCAGTGGTGGGTACTTACCTCATTGTCCAGCGCATGGCTTTATTAGGGGATGTCATTGCCCATGCAGTTTTACCGGGATTGGCGATCGCCTTTTCTTGGGGGATTGATATCTTACTGGGATCTTTCATTTCAGGTCTTCTAAGTACCTTTGTCATTGCCTGGATTCGCACTCAATCCCGTGTTAAAGCGGATGCAGCCATGGCCTTGACTTTTTCCAGTTTTTTTGCATTGGGCATCACTTTGATTACCTTATTAAAAAGCAAATTAGACCTCGATAGTCTGCTGTTTGGTGATATTCTTGGAGTCACAATCGCTGATGCTCAACGCACGGCGATTATTACTTTCATTGTGCTGTTATTAATCAAATTATTTTATAAAGAATTGCTCCTCTATACTTTTGATAAACAGGGCGCTCAAGCCTTGGGATATCCGGTTAATGTCCTAAATTTTGGCTTAATGGCTGCAATTACTCTCACCATTGTGACCAGTATGCAAACGGTGGGTGTTGTCTTGGTGATTTCTCTGATGGTTGGCCCTGGGATTACCGCCTATCTTTTGGTGAAAGAATTACACCAAGTTATGGGATTAGGCGCAATTTTAGGAGTGATGGCGACGATTAGTGGAGTCTATGTCAGCTATTACTTCAATATTCCTTCCGGCCCAGCCATTGTATTGGTAACGTTTAGTTTATTTGTGTTAGCACTGCTGTTTAGTCCTTCACAAGGTATTTTGACACGGCCAGAGAGAGGAAATCGTTCCGCTTGGATTGGGCGGGTGTTGCCATTTATTAAGCTCGGTCACAAGTGA
- a CDS encoding DUF3153 domain-containing protein, whose amino-acid sequence MKPAVVNLLPFWRQILGRLRVLWVILLPALLLSGCVEYNVGVNFEGQHHGAIVQHIKLGEQLTSFSNEQAQEWLKSIEQRARQLDGKTQRLSEQEIKVTIPFSNGTELESKFNQFFNPGAQKKSPAKAGVPLNLPTLDSKFHLNQGNWFLVQRNQLSYDLDLRSLGVLSSNGNVIVSPSSLLDLQFSLETPWGARSVNQGENAIPPAVYENGHQLVWKLQPGQMNHLEAVFWLPSPLGVGTVAIILLVLGGFYLKYKTFPWTMAQPVASPNFSKVQS is encoded by the coding sequence GTGAAACCAGCAGTTGTCAATCTATTGCCGTTTTGGCGTCAAATTTTAGGGCGCTTACGGGTTCTCTGGGTGATTTTACTGCCAGCGCTGTTACTTTCTGGCTGTGTTGAATATAATGTCGGAGTCAACTTCGAGGGTCAGCATCACGGCGCGATTGTGCAGCATATCAAGCTAGGGGAACAGTTGACCAGCTTTAGTAACGAACAGGCGCAAGAATGGCTCAAAAGCATTGAGCAGAGGGCACGTCAGCTTGACGGGAAAACCCAGCGTCTTTCTGAGCAAGAAATTAAGGTGACGATTCCGTTTAGCAATGGTACGGAATTAGAGTCCAAGTTTAATCAATTTTTTAATCCGGGAGCCCAGAAAAAGTCTCCCGCTAAGGCTGGCGTGCCACTCAATTTACCCACTTTAGATTCTAAATTTCATTTGAATCAGGGCAACTGGTTCTTAGTGCAACGAAATCAGTTAAGCTACGACCTAGATTTGCGATCGCTAGGTGTTCTCTCCAGCAACGGAAATGTAATTGTTAGTCCTAGTTCTCTGTTAGATTTGCAGTTTAGTTTAGAAACCCCTTGGGGCGCACGCAGTGTGAATCAGGGAGAGAACGCCATCCCCCCAGCCGTCTATGAAAATGGGCATCAGCTCGTGTGGAAACTCCAACCTGGACAGATGAATCATTTAGAAGCTGTCTTTTGGCTTCCGAGTCCTTTGGGTGTCGGAACTGTGGCGATTATACTTTTGGTTTTGGGTGGCTTCTATCTCAAGTACAAAACTTTTCCTTGGACAATGGCTCAACCCGTTGCATCGCCTAATTTTTCCAAAGTGCAGTCGTGA
- a CDS encoding metal ABC transporter ATP-binding protein produces MLEVQNLAVNYRGIRALGNVSFRLAPGQLVGLLGPNGAGKSTMIKAMLGLVPAMTGVVKFKGQALKQQLCRCAYVPQRSQIDWDYPVTVWSVVLMSRTAHTGWFRSPSRQSQQIVAEALQRVGMWELRHRQIGELSGGQQQRVFFARALAQQGELFLFDEPLAGVDQKTERILFQIFRELKSEGKTLLVSSHEWGKTLSHYDQLMLLNRELIATGSPQDVMTLDNIQRAYGEGLQSQLLHQGSETLYFC; encoded by the coding sequence ATGTTAGAAGTTCAGAATTTAGCTGTCAACTATCGAGGAATTCGAGCCTTAGGAAACGTCAGCTTTCGTTTAGCACCGGGGCAATTGGTGGGATTGTTGGGGCCGAATGGTGCGGGTAAAAGTACCATGATTAAAGCGATGCTGGGATTAGTGCCTGCCATGACTGGAGTCGTGAAGTTCAAGGGGCAGGCGCTCAAACAGCAGTTATGTCGGTGTGCTTACGTGCCGCAGCGATCGCAAATTGACTGGGATTATCCCGTCACGGTGTGGAGTGTCGTCCTGATGTCCCGTACTGCACATACGGGATGGTTTCGCTCACCCTCTCGTCAATCTCAACAAATTGTCGCCGAAGCCCTCCAGCGCGTGGGGATGTGGGAATTACGCCACCGTCAGATTGGGGAACTTTCGGGGGGACAGCAGCAACGAGTTTTTTTTGCGCGGGCGTTGGCACAGCAAGGGGAACTGTTCTTATTTGATGAACCTCTAGCGGGTGTAGATCAAAAGACAGAAAGAATTCTTTTTCAGATTTTTAGGGAACTGAAGTCCGAAGGAAAAACTCTATTGGTCAGTTCTCATGAATGGGGAAAAACCTTAAGTCATTATGACCAACTCATGTTGTTAAATCGAGAGTTGATTGCCACGGGTTCTCCTCAAGATGTCATGACGCTAGACAATATTCAACGTGCTTATGGAGAAGGGTTACAGTCACAACTTCTCCATCAAGGTTCAGAAACGTTATATTTTTGTTAA
- a CDS encoding PAS domain S-box protein, producing the protein MTQQGEVMALKQVFAGGGETGAMMRSLDWSATPLGAVEQWPQSLKTTVRIMLTSRQPMFVWWGEQLINLYNDAYKSIVGGKHPKALGQSASEVWHEIWDQVGPRAESAMLKNEGTYDEALLLIMERNGYPEETYYTFSYSPVPNDGGGTGGIICANTDDTQRIIGERQLALLRELAAKTADARTFDDACTRSAKCLETNPYDLPFAMIYLVDPGQEWVYLAGTSGIERNHRAVAERIYLDSDSPWPFAEAIATHKPCLVGDLEALLGRLPTGAWQRSPHQAVIVPIAASGQTGQAGILVVGLNPFRLFDDNYSGFIDLVAAQIAASIANAQAYEEERKRAEALAEVDRAKTIFFSNISHEFRTPLTLMLGPLEEMLVNSATLLPSERSHLETAHRNSLRLLKLVNTLLDFSRIEAGRVQAVYEPTDLAMLTADLAGMFRSAIEQAGMRLGVDCPPLPEPIYVDREMWEKIVLNLLSNAFKFTWQGEITVALRWADDHIELEVRDTGTGIPAEAMPQLFERFHRVEGARGRTYEGSGIGLSLVQELVKLHGGTIQVSSVVDRGSCFTVLMPTGYAHIPTERISTSRTLTSTAMGAATYVEEALRWLPEEEIRGSRVATEVGGELSFVSSCAPFLSCTPSAHILLADDNADMRDYVKRLLVTQGYEVETVVDGVAALRSMSQQLPDLVLTDVMMPRLDGLGLLRSLRDDPHTREIPIILLSARAGEDSRIEGLEAGADDYLIKPFSARELLARVEATLKLAQMRQEATRREEVLRAEIQSAKDALENVLSRIEDQFLALDRDWRYTYANDRVVEVTGKSREELLGKNIWELYPDTIGSEFQIELQRAVAEQIPLQFEYFYPSMSRWFENRIYPSSNGLSIFVADITDRKHAQEALQQREAELQLITDTVPALIAYIDGDRRYRFANRAFTGWFGKPVEEIIGQRVEELVGETAYQYLRFDIDKALAGEPVTSELWVPFREGGSRYVRRQYIPDIDSQGEVKGLFAMITDLTDLKQTQEAFRASEERFGAIVNQATVGIAQMDLTAQFVLVNQKYCDIVGYPMAELLQKRKQDITHPDDLPYNMELFHRLITQGESYAIEKRYIRKDGSEIWVSNNVAAICDASGKPESAISVVVDISEQKAAMRQRQQAEADRERVLQELAIERARFEAVLRQMPAGVMIADAASGKLVLTNKQAKQIVGYDYEQSLQLGEYDQIAPFQGLRLDGQPYNAKDYPLMRSLQTGETITNEEIELYRSDGCRIFMNTNSAPILDGEEQIVAAVVVFQDVTDRKQAEVALRQSEERFQAFMNNSPAASWITDADGRIIYLSQTYSSIFDFPKDNVIGKSVFDLYPAEVAEQFLTNIQKVAQSNQVIEALETAPRCDGTLGDFLVYKFPIEDVSGQRLVGGVAVDITDRKRAEEALRQSEERYRYLAESIPQLVWTTNAEGILLDVNQRWFDFTGLTLAKVRIEGWKTLVHPDDLPSLVEYWRAAQRDGSLYQAEGRMRRADGVYRWHLHQAVPVKNEWGQVIKWFGTATDIEEQKRLEQQRELLLQQEQAAREAAEQANRIKDEFLAVLSHELRSPLNPILGWSRLLQTRKFDADKTSEALATIERNARLQAELIEDLLDVSRILRGKLSLNITPVALTSTIQAAMETVRLAAEAKSIQMCTQLAPQADVVSGDASRLQQVVWNLLSNAIKFTPPGGRVDIRLECIGSHAQITVSDTGKGIPVDFLPYVFDYFRQADATTTRKFGGLGLGLAIVRHLVELHGGTVQADSAGEGQGATFIVKIPLLLSQPQNEQNSEQPEPSLDLQGIEILVVDDDVDTREFVVFLLEQYGAQVRAVGSAHDALAALTQSVPDLLLSDIGMPDVDGYMLIQQVRSLPPEQGGQIRAIALTAYAGEINYQQALSAGFQSHLSKPVEPNELVALVTKLAQRQ; encoded by the coding sequence GTGACTCAACAAGGGGAAGTAATGGCACTGAAACAGGTTTTCGCTGGGGGAGGGGAGACGGGTGCTATGATGCGATCGCTCGACTGGTCAGCTACCCCTCTAGGTGCCGTCGAGCAATGGCCGCAGAGTCTGAAGACTACGGTGCGAATTATGCTCACCTCCCGCCAACCCATGTTTGTCTGGTGGGGCGAGCAACTGATTAACCTTTACAACGACGCCTATAAATCCATTGTCGGCGGCAAACATCCGAAAGCACTGGGACAGTCGGCTTCTGAGGTGTGGCACGAGATTTGGGATCAGGTCGGGCCTAGGGCCGAATCCGCGATGCTCAAGAATGAGGGCACTTACGACGAAGCGCTGCTGCTAATTATGGAGCGCAACGGCTATCCGGAGGAAACCTATTACACCTTCTCATACAGTCCGGTTCCTAACGATGGGGGTGGTACAGGTGGTATCATCTGTGCCAACACGGACGACACGCAGCGCATTATCGGCGAGCGTCAGTTAGCACTATTGCGGGAATTGGCGGCGAAGACAGCAGACGCCCGAACCTTCGATGATGCCTGCACACGGAGTGCAAAATGTCTAGAAACTAACCCCTACGACCTACCCTTTGCGATGATTTATCTGGTCGATCCGGGTCAGGAGTGGGTTTATTTGGCTGGGACATCGGGCATCGAGCGAAACCACAGAGCCGTTGCTGAACGCATCTATCTCGATTCAGATTCGCCTTGGCCGTTTGCAGAAGCAATCGCAACGCACAAGCCATGCCTGGTTGGCGATTTGGAAGCCTTGTTGGGTCGCTTGCCGACGGGGGCTTGGCAGCGCTCCCCGCATCAGGCGGTCATTGTGCCCATCGCTGCCTCCGGGCAAACAGGGCAAGCTGGTATCTTAGTGGTCGGTTTAAACCCGTTCCGACTCTTCGACGATAACTATAGCGGATTTATCGATCTGGTTGCCGCTCAGATTGCGGCTAGCATTGCCAACGCTCAAGCCTACGAGGAAGAACGCAAACGCGCAGAAGCGTTGGCTGAAGTTGATCGCGCCAAGACCATCTTCTTTAGCAACATCAGTCATGAGTTTCGCACTCCGCTCACCCTAATGCTAGGCCCCCTGGAAGAGATGCTGGTCAATTCCGCCACACTCTTACCCAGCGAACGCTCTCACCTCGAAACCGCTCACCGCAACTCCCTGCGCTTGCTCAAGCTAGTGAATACGCTGTTGGACTTCTCCCGGATTGAGGCAGGACGAGTCCAGGCGGTATATGAGCCAACAGATTTGGCGATGCTTACTGCTGATTTAGCAGGGATGTTTCGCTCCGCGATCGAACAAGCTGGAATGCGCCTCGGTGTGGACTGTCCTCCACTCCCTGAACCCATCTATGTAGACCGGGAAATGTGGGAAAAGATTGTTCTCAACCTACTTTCCAATGCGTTTAAGTTCACCTGGCAGGGAGAAATTACGGTTGCCTTACGTTGGGCGGATGACCATATTGAGCTAGAAGTCCGAGACACCGGTACTGGGATTCCCGCCGAAGCGATGCCGCAGTTGTTTGAGCGCTTCCATCGGGTGGAAGGAGCAAGGGGGCGAACCTATGAAGGGTCAGGCATCGGTCTGTCGTTAGTGCAGGAATTAGTCAAACTGCATGGCGGCACGATTCAAGTGAGTAGCGTTGTTGATCGTGGGAGTTGCTTTACCGTGCTGATGCCCACAGGCTACGCCCACATTCCGACAGAACGCATTAGTACATCTCGCACCCTTACTTCAACCGCAATGGGGGCTGCAACCTATGTGGAAGAAGCCTTGCGCTGGTTGCCAGAGGAAGAGATCAGGGGAAGTAGAGTAGCAACAGAAGTCGGGGGAGAATTATCCTTTGTTTCCTCCTGTGCTCCCTTTTTATCCTGTACTCCCTCTGCCCATATTCTTTTGGCTGACGATAACGCAGATATGCGCGATTATGTAAAACGCCTGTTAGTCACTCAAGGGTATGAAGTGGAAACCGTAGTAGATGGAGTGGCGGCTTTAAGGAGTATGAGTCAGCAGCTTCCCGACTTGGTTTTGACGGATGTGATGATGCCAAGGCTGGATGGTTTGGGGTTGTTGCGATCGCTGCGGGATGACCCCCATACCCGGGAAATTCCCATCATCCTCTTGTCTGCCCGTGCTGGGGAAGACTCTCGGATTGAAGGGCTCGAAGCTGGAGCGGATGATTATCTGATTAAACCCTTTTCGGCTCGCGAGCTGCTGGCACGAGTCGAGGCAACCTTGAAACTGGCTCAAATGCGGCAGGAAGCAACCCGTCGCGAGGAAGTTTTACGAGCTGAGATCCAGTCCGCCAAGGACGCTCTGGAGAACGTACTATCCAGAATTGAGGATCAGTTTTTAGCATTGGATCGGGATTGGCGTTATACCTATGCCAATGACCGGGTCGTGGAAGTCACAGGCAAAAGCCGAGAAGAACTCCTGGGTAAAAACATTTGGGAATTATATCCCGATACCATCGGTAGCGAGTTTCAAATTGAACTACAACGTGCCGTAGCCGAACAAATTCCCCTTCAATTTGAATACTTCTATCCATCAATGAGCCGATGGTTCGAGAACCGGATCTATCCCTCATCGAATGGGCTGTCTATTTTTGTTGCCGATATCACTGATCGCAAACACGCACAGGAGGCTCTGCAACAACGAGAAGCCGAATTGCAACTGATTACAGATACCGTTCCAGCTCTGATTGCCTATATTGACGGCGATCGCCGTTATCGCTTCGCCAACCGTGCTTTTACCGGCTGGTTTGGAAAACCTGTAGAGGAAATTATCGGTCAGCGCGTGGAAGAATTGGTCGGTGAAACGGCATATCAGTATCTACGCTTTGATATTGACAAAGCCTTAGCCGGAGAACCCGTTACGAGCGAACTATGGGTGCCCTTTAGGGAGGGAGGTTCCCGGTATGTTCGCCGACAATATATTCCTGACATTGACAGCCAAGGAGAGGTCAAAGGGTTGTTTGCGATGATTACTGACCTCACCGACCTCAAACAGACTCAGGAGGCATTCCGCGCTAGTGAGGAGCGGTTCGGGGCGATCGTGAACCAGGCAACGGTCGGGATTGCACAAATGGATTTAACAGCTCAATTCGTGCTGGTCAACCAAAAATATTGCGATATCGTCGGTTATCCGATGGCAGAACTGCTACAGAAGCGGAAGCAAGATATCACTCATCCGGACGATTTGCCCTACAACATGGAGCTTTTCCATCGCTTGATCACGCAAGGGGAGAGCTATGCGATCGAGAAGCGCTATATCCGCAAAGACGGCTCTGAAATTTGGGTGAGCAACAATGTAGCAGCGATTTGTGATGCGTCTGGGAAACCGGAATCTGCAATCTCCGTTGTGGTCGATATCAGTGAACAAAAAGCCGCGATGCGCCAACGCCAGCAAGCCGAAGCCGACCGGGAACGGGTACTCCAGGAATTGGCGATCGAACGTGCTCGGTTTGAGGCTGTATTACGACAGATGCCTGCGGGCGTGATGATTGCAGATGCCGCATCGGGCAAATTGGTACTCACGAACAAACAAGCCAAACAAATTGTTGGCTATGACTACGAACAATCGCTGCAATTGGGAGAGTATGACCAGATTGCACCGTTTCAGGGCTTGCGTTTAGACGGTCAACCTTACAACGCCAAAGACTATCCCCTGATGCGATCGCTGCAAACGGGCGAAACCATAACCAACGAAGAAATCGAGCTATACCGAAGTGATGGTTGTCGCATCTTTATGAATACGAACTCAGCTCCCATTCTGGACGGCGAAGAACAAATTGTGGCGGCGGTTGTGGTCTTTCAGGATGTGACCGATCGCAAACAAGCTGAGGTGGCACTACGCCAAAGTGAAGAACGCTTTCAAGCGTTTATGAATAATAGCCCAGCCGCTTCTTGGATTACGGATGCAGACGGGCGTATAATCTACCTCAGTCAAACCTATTCCAGCATTTTTGACTTTCCCAAGGATAACGTCATCGGCAAAAGCGTCTTCGATCTATATCCGGCTGAAGTCGCCGAGCAATTTCTCACTAACATTCAAAAGGTTGCCCAAAGCAATCAGGTGATTGAAGCGCTCGAAACGGCCCCGCGCTGTGATGGTACGCTCGGTGATTTTCTGGTGTACAAATTTCCCATTGAAGATGTCTCTGGGCAACGCCTAGTCGGAGGGGTTGCCGTTGACATCACCGATCGCAAACGAGCTGAAGAAGCCTTGCGTCAGAGCGAGGAGCGTTATCGGTATTTAGCCGAATCTATCCCGCAGTTGGTGTGGACTACCAACGCCGAAGGAATACTACTCGATGTCAATCAACGCTGGTTCGACTTCACGGGATTAACTTTGGCAAAAGTACGAATCGAAGGTTGGAAAACGCTCGTCCATCCCGATGACCTCCCAAGTCTGGTCGAGTACTGGAGAGCCGCCCAGCGAGATGGCAGCCTCTATCAAGCCGAAGGTCGAATGCGACGGGCAGATGGGGTATATCGCTGGCATTTGCACCAAGCCGTACCCGTGAAGAATGAATGGGGTCAGGTGATCAAATGGTTTGGTACGGCAACAGATATTGAAGAACAAAAACGCCTAGAACAGCAGCGCGAACTTCTCCTACAACAGGAACAAGCCGCTCGCGAAGCGGCTGAACAGGCTAACCGGATTAAAGATGAGTTTCTAGCCGTACTCTCTCACGAATTGCGATCGCCCCTCAACCCTATCCTCGGCTGGTCAAGATTACTGCAAACCCGAAAGTTTGATGCCGATAAAACTTCTGAAGCCTTGGCAACTATCGAACGCAATGCCAGGTTACAGGCTGAATTAATTGAAGATTTGCTCGATGTCTCCCGGATTTTGCGCGGCAAACTCAGCTTGAATATTACTCCCGTCGCTCTGACATCCACCATTCAAGCCGCGATGGAAACGGTACGTCTAGCGGCTGAAGCTAAATCCATTCAGATGTGTACACAACTTGCACCCCAGGCGGACGTCGTTTCAGGGGATGCCAGCCGCTTACAGCAAGTCGTTTGGAACCTGCTCTCCAACGCGATTAAGTTCACACCCCCAGGAGGACGGGTCGATATCCGGCTAGAGTGCATTGGTTCTCACGCCCAAATTACCGTCAGCGATACGGGTAAGGGAATTCCGGTAGACTTCCTACCCTATGTATTTGACTACTTCCGCCAAGCCGATGCTACTACCACCCGCAAGTTTGGCGGGCTGGGGTTAGGGTTGGCAATTGTCCGTCACCTAGTCGAACTGCATGGGGGAACCGTTCAGGCAGATAGCGCTGGTGAGGGGCAAGGAGCCACCTTTATTGTTAAAATCCCTCTCCTGCTGTCTCAACCCCAAAACGAGCAAAACAGCGAACAGCCTGAGCCATCTTTGGATTTGCAGGGCATAGAAATTTTAGTGGTCGATGATGATGTCGATACACGGGAGTTTGTCGTCTTTCTGCTGGAACAGTATGGAGCGCAGGTAAGAGCCGTTGGCTCAGCCCATGACGCACTTGCGGCTTTAACTCAATCTGTACCCGACTTGCTGTTGAGCGATATCGGGATGCCGGATGTGGATGGATATATGCTCATACAACAAGTGAGAAGCTTACCGCCAGAGCAAGGAGGGCAAATTCGGGCGATCGCTCTTACCGCCTATGCGGGCGAAATCAACTATCAGCAGGCGCTATCAGCAGGGTTTCAAAGCCATCTGTCTAAACCTGTAGAGCCAAACGAGTTAGTTGCTCTTGTCACCAAGCTAGCTCAACGTCAGTAG
- a CDS encoding zinc ABC transporter substrate-binding protein, whose product MLKSFSLKTRCIGSATVLTLALAGMACTSNQQTTTSAPNTTSATTPAPVDSNRPKVVATSSVLCDITEKIAQGSVDLTCLIPAGTDPHAYQPKPSDRKAIEQANLILYNGYGFETDLIKLIESTQNSIPKVAVGEIAVPKPLKGEPDEHKHSAGEKAEANQEHGEFDPHVWHDAKNGVRMVEAVRAQLEKISPNKGETYSRNAEKMTRELTQLDSWIQSQIGTIPVQQRKLVTTHDAIGYYAAAYGIPMEGALQGISTEEKPTAGRVKELVSDIKQANVPTIFAEATINPKLIETVSREAKVKVSEQKLWADGLGEKGTHADTYEKMLIANTQAIVVGLGGKYTAFQVQ is encoded by the coding sequence ATGTTAAAAAGCTTTTCTCTCAAAACCCGTTGTATAGGAAGTGCAACTGTTTTAACGCTGGCACTCGCCGGGATGGCTTGTACCTCGAACCAGCAAACGACAACTTCTGCCCCCAACACCACCTCAGCAACCACCCCGGCACCCGTAGACAGCAACCGACCCAAAGTTGTTGCCACCAGCAGTGTCCTTTGTGATATTACAGAAAAAATCGCTCAAGGTAGCGTTGACCTAACTTGTTTAATTCCTGCGGGGACAGACCCCCACGCTTATCAACCGAAGCCCAGCGATCGCAAAGCCATTGAGCAAGCGAACCTAATTCTCTACAATGGCTACGGTTTTGAAACTGACTTAATCAAGCTAATAGAGTCAACCCAAAATTCTATCCCCAAAGTTGCTGTGGGTGAAATTGCCGTTCCTAAACCCCTCAAAGGTGAACCGGACGAGCACAAGCATAGCGCAGGGGAAAAAGCAGAAGCCAATCAGGAGCATGGGGAATTCGATCCTCATGTCTGGCATGATGCCAAAAATGGTGTGCGGATGGTTGAGGCCGTTCGGGCTCAATTGGAAAAGATATCTCCGAACAAGGGAGAAACATACAGCCGCAATGCGGAGAAAATGACCCGTGAACTCACGCAACTCGATAGCTGGATTCAATCGCAAATTGGCACGATTCCCGTCCAACAGCGCAAGTTAGTCACCACCCATGATGCCATAGGATATTACGCCGCCGCTTATGGAATTCCCATGGAAGGGGCGTTGCAGGGTATCAGTACTGAAGAAAAACCAACAGCAGGACGGGTAAAAGAATTAGTGAGTGACATTAAGCAGGCGAATGTGCCGACGATTTTTGCAGAAGCGACAATTAATCCAAAGCTGATTGAAACGGTTTCCAGAGAAGCGAAAGTCAAAGTTTCAGAACAAAAACTATGGGCTGACGGACTCGGTGAAAAGGGAACCCATGCTGACACTTACGAAAAAATGCTCATTGCTAATACTCAGGCAATTGTTGTAGGACTCGGAGGCAAGTACACAGCCTTTCAGGTTCAATAG